The Candidatus Cloacimonadota bacterium region AATCAGGATTAATTGTGATACTGTAACTCAAACAATCCTGTTTGAGAGAATTACTCAACCATCTCGAGAAAAAAGACACAATCAGGATTGATTGTGATACTGTAACTCAAACAATCTTGTTTGAGAGAATTACTCAACCATCTCGAGAAAAAAGACACAATCAGGATTGATTGTGATACATAAAGGAATATCATGCAAAAAATCGATCTTTTAATAAAAAACGGATTCATCCTCCAATTCAATACAAATAAAGATTTCTTTCAAAAAAAATCTATAATAATCGATAAAGGAAAAATCATCGAAATCGGGAATAATGAAGATTTATCTAAAAAATATGATCCCAAACAAATTATTTCTGCAAAAAACAAAATCGTAATGCCAGGATTTGTTAATACTCATACACATCTCGCAATGAGTTATTACAAAGGTCTGGCAGATGATCTGCCGTTGATGGAATGGCTGCAGAAACATATCTGGCCTGTTGAGAATAAATTTATGAAAAAGGAACTGGTTTATAATGCGGCTTTACACGGAGCAGCAGAGATGATCAAAAACGGGATCACGACTTTTAATGATATGTATTTCTTCGGAGATGAAACTGCTCAAGCGTGTGAGAAAGTTGGAATTCGAGCAGTTCTCGGAGAAGGTGTTCTCGATTTTCCGGTTGCAAATTATCAAAATGCAAATGAGATATTTTCTTATATCAAAGAAATGAATGAGAAATACAAAGATGACGAATTGATAGATTTTGCCATCGCTCCTCACGCCATTTATACTTGCGGAAAAGAAAACCTGATCAAAGCAAAAGAACTGGCTTCCAAACTCGATCTTCTTCTTCATATCCATCTTTCCGAAACAGAAAAGGAAGTGAATGAATGCTTGAAAAAACACATACTCCGACCTGTCGAATATCTCGATTCCCTCGGTCTTTTTGAGAATAAAGTTCTGATCGCTCACGGAATCTGGATGAATGACAAAGAAATGGAAATCCTTTCTCAAAAAAATATTTCGGTTTCCATCAATACAAAAAGCAACTTAAAACTCGCTAACGGATTTACTCCCATTAAAAAATACCTGAAACATGAAGTAAATCTCTCACTTGGAACAGATGGAGTCGCCAGCAATAACAATTTGAGTATGTTCGAGGAAATGGGAATTGTCTCAACTCTTCATAAAACTCTGAATAATAATCCGACCTTTTTACCGGCTGAACAAGTTGTGAAAATGGCAACCATAAATGGAGCAAAATCTCTAAATAAAGAAAAGGAAATCGGTTCAATCGGAATCGGGAAAAAGGCTGATCTGATTTTAATCGAAACCAACGATATTTGTGTTCAACCGGTTTATAATCCGTATTCTCATCTCGTTTATGTTATCACTTCCGAACAGGTAAAAGATGTTATTATCAATGGAAAGATCGTGATGAAAGATAGAAATTTAATTAATGTCGATGAAGAGGAAATGGTTGAGAGAGCAAAGTATTATAAGAGTAAAATCTTAAAATTTAATCACATAAAAAATTGATTTTGAGATGATACTTGACATAATTCTGTGATTTCGATTTATATTATCTTGTGATTTGGGAGGTAAATAATGAATCATGAAAGAACTTTAGAAGTAAAAATTAATAGATTACCGGAAGATTTGAAAAGAGAAGTTTCAGATTTCATTGACTTCATCATACAGAAATACCAAAAGAAAGACAAAACCAAAAATAAAATCGAGTTCAATTGGGAAGGCGGTTTAG contains the following coding sequences:
- a CDS encoding amidohydrolase — translated: MQKIDLLIKNGFILQFNTNKDFFQKKSIIIDKGKIIEIGNNEDLSKKYDPKQIISAKNKIVMPGFVNTHTHLAMSYYKGLADDLPLMEWLQKHIWPVENKFMKKELVYNAALHGAAEMIKNGITTFNDMYFFGDETAQACEKVGIRAVLGEGVLDFPVANYQNANEIFSYIKEMNEKYKDDELIDFAIAPHAIYTCGKENLIKAKELASKLDLLLHIHLSETEKEVNECLKKHILRPVEYLDSLGLFENKVLIAHGIWMNDKEMEILSQKNISVSINTKSNLKLANGFTPIKKYLKHEVNLSLGTDGVASNNNLSMFEEMGIVSTLHKTLNNNPTFLPAEQVVKMATINGAKSLNKEKEIGSIGIGKKADLILIETNDICVQPVYNPYSHLVYVITSEQVKDVIINGKIVMKDRNLINVDEEEMVERAKYYKSKILKFNHIKN
- a CDS encoding DUF2281 domain-containing protein — encoded protein: MNHERTLEVKINRLPEDLKREVSDFIDFIIQKYQKKDKTKNKIEFNWEGGLEDLKEQFTSVELQHQAMKLR